A region from the Phycisphaerales bacterium genome encodes:
- a CDS encoding glycosyltransferase has product MPRVLVVTGMTHFGRGGIQRETDRLLISMRAGGAAIALASDRAPGEYEPSLVGLEHFPLAYPWDAASEHDLSRAIEAFAPDVIHVIGGGARLLTHVTTHVSVPVVLTIHCVPPFEQTAPAFFGINAGYRMLRNLIRSPRHALWSRVLGAGRFTHAITHSQAILESALRAGCAGTKLRNIPLGWEPSPIASTRVGTNKGATFSIVSVGGMVHHKGHHDTLRAMAAAREHLPHARLTILGENRQPKYHTWLRRLCTRLGLDDIVTIIADAPEHERASALANADLYVQASHEEGFCLSFIEAAGIVPRLVGTRTGAIAAVAGGDPLARVVTPGDPISIAHALRALSALPASERAIADRVARLRREFSWAAHAEAHVAIYREAVTESRVLAKGSSRSSLPAAPAPS; this is encoded by the coding sequence ATGCCACGCGTGCTCGTGGTGACGGGGATGACCCACTTCGGCCGGGGCGGGATCCAGCGCGAGACGGATCGTCTACTGATATCGATGCGTGCCGGCGGAGCGGCGATCGCCCTGGCCTCGGATCGAGCCCCGGGCGAGTATGAGCCGTCGCTTGTGGGCCTCGAGCACTTTCCTCTCGCCTATCCATGGGACGCTGCCTCGGAGCACGATCTTTCGCGGGCGATCGAGGCCTTCGCGCCCGACGTCATCCACGTCATCGGCGGCGGCGCCCGACTCCTCACCCACGTCACGACGCACGTCTCCGTGCCCGTGGTCCTCACAATCCACTGCGTGCCGCCGTTCGAGCAGACGGCACCGGCATTCTTCGGCATCAACGCGGGCTATCGCATGCTGCGAAACCTGATTCGATCGCCCCGGCATGCGCTCTGGAGCCGAGTGCTTGGCGCGGGCCGGTTCACACACGCGATCACCCACAGCCAGGCGATATTGGAGAGTGCGCTCCGCGCGGGCTGCGCGGGGACGAAACTGCGGAACATCCCGCTCGGTTGGGAGCCATCGCCCATCGCCTCGACGCGCGTGGGCACGAACAAAGGCGCCACGTTCTCTATCGTCAGCGTCGGGGGCATGGTCCACCACAAGGGCCACCACGACACCCTTCGCGCCATGGCCGCCGCCCGCGAGCACCTGCCCCATGCCCGGCTCACCATCCTGGGCGAGAATCGCCAGCCCAAGTACCACACATGGCTCCGCAGGCTGTGCACGAGACTCGGGCTTGACGACATCGTGACCATCATCGCCGACGCGCCCGAGCACGAGCGGGCGTCGGCCCTTGCGAACGCGGACCTCTACGTCCAGGCCTCTCACGAAGAGGGGTTCTGCCTCTCGTTCATCGAGGCCGCGGGGATTGTCCCAAGGCTCGTCGGCACGCGCACCGGCGCAATCGCCGCGGTCGCGGGGGGCGATCCCCTGGCGCGCGTCGTCACGCCCGGCGATCCCATCTCGATCGCCCACGCCCTGCGGGCGCTCTCGGCGCTCCCGGCGTCGGAGCGAGCAATCGCCGATCGCGTGGCTCGGTTGCGCCGTGAGTTCTCATGGGCCGCCCATGCCGAGGCGCACGTCGCGATCTATCGGGAAGCCGTCACCGAGTCTCGAGTGCTTGCCAAAGGGTCGTCTCGATCGAGTCTGCCTGCAGCGCCCGCCCCGAGTTGA
- a CDS encoding SRPBCC family protein, with amino-acid sequence MRMLEVSQWLPVTTDELWPFFTDIANLERITPEWVNFKILTPPGTPVHEGVILDYRIRIRGVGVHWRTRISVFEPPHRFVDEQIKGPYSLWRHEHRFHEERGGTRCLDRVDYRSPLGVILHPMFVDRDVRRIFEFRAQALRKLFGGIDADHPVISITRPTGTPVSIA; translated from the coding sequence ATGAGAATGCTTGAGGTCTCCCAGTGGCTCCCTGTGACGACCGATGAACTGTGGCCCTTCTTCACGGACATCGCAAATCTCGAGCGGATCACGCCCGAATGGGTGAACTTCAAGATCCTGACGCCGCCCGGAACGCCGGTACACGAGGGTGTCATCCTGGACTATCGGATTCGGATCCGGGGTGTGGGCGTCCACTGGCGGACCCGGATCTCGGTCTTTGAGCCGCCGCATCGTTTCGTCGATGAGCAGATCAAAGGGCCGTATTCACTCTGGAGGCACGAGCACCGATTCCACGAGGAACGCGGCGGCACACGCTGCCTCGATCGCGTGGACTATCGATCTCCGCTCGGCGTCATCCTGCACCCGATGTTCGTGGATCGTGATGTCCGCCGAATCTTCGAGTTTCGTGCGCAGGCGCTTCGGAAACTCTTCGGCGGCATCGACGCCGATCACCCCGTGATATCGATCACCCGACCCACGGGCACTCCCGTGAGCATCGCGTAG
- the queA gene encoding tRNA preQ1(34) S-adenosylmethionine ribosyltransferase-isomerase QueA, giving the protein MLRTSDLDYDLPAHLIARHPARPRDSARMLVTRNSQLPEHRHVGDLPDLLRAGDLLVLNTTHVLPAWLVARREDTGGSAEGLFIHALAGETGDSPRWVVFLRAKHVREGMAFELLRSDREPSGVRLQVEHRAESEPGAWVVRVEDSAPGKSASEILARVGDTPIPPYIQRARREAGEPEHIERDATDYQTIFADATTDAPTHSSVAAPTAGLHLTPELLQAIESKGVERAGVVLHVGPGTFKPVETEYVEDHPIHAEWCLVPKMTADAVARAKREGRRVIAVGTTSARTLEAFAGLEDPRPDEWFETRILITPGYRWRWVDGLMTNFHLPKSTLMAMVAAILPGGPKELRSLYAEAVQAEYRFYSFGDAMLILPQS; this is encoded by the coding sequence GTGCTTCGAACCAGCGATCTCGACTACGACCTGCCCGCGCACCTGATCGCCCGGCATCCGGCCCGGCCTCGCGATTCGGCGCGGATGCTCGTCACGAGAAACTCACAACTACCCGAGCATCGTCACGTGGGTGATCTGCCGGACTTGCTCCGAGCGGGGGACTTGCTCGTCCTCAACACAACGCACGTTCTACCGGCATGGCTGGTCGCCCGTCGCGAGGACACCGGAGGCTCGGCCGAGGGGCTCTTCATCCATGCCCTCGCGGGCGAAACGGGTGATTCGCCACGCTGGGTCGTGTTCCTGCGGGCCAAGCACGTGCGCGAGGGCATGGCGTTCGAGTTGCTACGAAGCGATCGCGAGCCGTCCGGCGTGCGACTCCAGGTGGAACACCGAGCCGAATCTGAACCGGGTGCATGGGTCGTTCGTGTCGAGGACTCGGCACCGGGCAAGAGCGCCTCGGAGATCCTTGCCCGTGTCGGAGACACGCCCATCCCGCCCTACATCCAAAGGGCACGGCGCGAGGCGGGCGAGCCCGAGCACATCGAGCGCGACGCCACCGACTATCAGACAATCTTCGCCGACGCGACAACCGACGCCCCGACCCATTCGAGCGTCGCCGCGCCGACGGCTGGCCTCCACCTCACTCCCGAACTGCTCCAGGCGATCGAGTCAAAGGGTGTCGAGCGCGCTGGCGTGGTGCTCCACGTCGGCCCGGGGACGTTCAAGCCCGTGGAAACCGAGTATGTGGAAGATCACCCGATCCATGCCGAGTGGTGCCTGGTGCCCAAGATGACGGCGGATGCCGTCGCGCGAGCCAAGCGAGAAGGGCGTCGCGTGATCGCCGTGGGCACGACGTCGGCGAGAACGCTCGAGGCCTTCGCCGGGCTGGAGGATCCGAGGCCGGACGAGTGGTTCGAGACGCGGATTCTGATCACGCCCGGGTATCGGTGGCGGTGGGTCGATGGGCTGATGACCAACTTCCACCTGCCCAAATCGACCCTGATGGCGATGGTGGCGGCGATCCTTCCCGGCGGTCCAAAGGAACTCCGGTCGCTGTACGCCGAAGCCGTCCAGGCCGAGTACCGGTTCTATTCCTTTGGCGACGCGATGCTGATTCTCCCCCAAAGCTGA
- a CDS encoding UDP-N-acetylmuramoyl-L-alanyl-D-glutamate--2,6-diaminopimelate ligase: protein MRLGGLIEGLPIQCSSVPPRVRDWASIRICDITEDSRTVVPGSLFVARQGLKQDGKKFTAEALRSGAVAILADAPIDPAPGVLVLTTEDVDAATARLAERFYGDPSSAMKLALVTGTNGKTTTSFLIWKILNAASERCGLIGTVMVDDGAEVARASMTTPPAIELSRSLAVMREAGCTAAAVEASSHALDQRRVDGLRVSVAVFTNLTGDHLDYHKSMEEYASAKARLFEMLDKDATAVINMDDAHAERMVRGCRAKIVRCTACGAKGADASVRIIEGDIHGMVLELKGPWGMLTSRVPLIGVYNAMNVLQACVSAYAMGLDDTRLAEGLAHVSAPPGRLERVSRDDEPVSVYVDFAHSDDSLRNVLAAVAGAMPAPRHRASPVVTGAGSAASSSSPLLWSIFGCGGDKDRTKRPRMGKVATSIADRVVVTSDNPRSEKPSAIVDEILTGIDARDRERVVVQIDRERAIRHAIEHATPGDVIVIAGKGHETEQIVSDGHGGLLSVRFDDREVARAILDERHPGKPKARRPRAAGMRTRGAV, encoded by the coding sequence ATGAGACTTGGGGGCCTGATCGAGGGACTGCCGATCCAGTGTTCATCGGTCCCGCCACGGGTCCGCGACTGGGCCTCGATCCGAATATGCGATATCACGGAGGACAGCCGGACCGTCGTGCCTGGATCTTTGTTCGTAGCCCGTCAGGGATTGAAGCAAGACGGCAAGAAGTTCACGGCCGAGGCTCTCCGCTCCGGAGCCGTGGCAATCCTGGCCGACGCCCCAATCGACCCAGCGCCCGGCGTTCTTGTGCTGACCACCGAGGATGTTGATGCCGCCACGGCCCGCCTTGCCGAGCGGTTCTATGGCGATCCGTCGTCGGCGATGAAGTTGGCGCTCGTCACCGGGACGAATGGCAAGACGACGACGTCGTTCCTGATTTGGAAGATCCTGAACGCCGCGAGCGAGCGGTGCGGGCTGATCGGGACGGTGATGGTGGACGATGGCGCGGAGGTGGCGCGGGCGTCGATGACCACGCCGCCGGCGATCGAGTTGTCACGATCACTCGCGGTGATGCGCGAGGCCGGGTGCACGGCGGCGGCGGTCGAGGCCTCCAGCCACGCGCTGGACCAGCGTCGCGTGGATGGGCTTCGCGTGAGCGTGGCGGTCTTCACGAATCTGACGGGCGATCATCTGGACTATCACAAGTCCATGGAGGAGTACGCGAGCGCCAAGGCCCGCCTCTTCGAGATGCTCGACAAGGACGCGACGGCGGTCATCAACATGGACGACGCGCACGCCGAGCGGATGGTGCGCGGGTGCAGGGCGAAAATCGTGCGCTGCACGGCGTGCGGGGCCAAGGGTGCGGACGCCTCGGTTCGGATCATCGAGGGCGATATCCATGGCATGGTGCTGGAACTCAAAGGCCCGTGGGGCATGCTCACCTCGCGCGTGCCTCTCATCGGCGTGTACAACGCCATGAACGTCCTTCAAGCGTGCGTCTCGGCCTACGCGATGGGCCTGGACGACACGCGCCTCGCCGAGGGCCTGGCCCACGTGAGCGCCCCGCCGGGACGGCTGGAGCGAGTGTCGCGCGACGACGAGCCGGTCTCGGTCTATGTGGACTTCGCGCACAGCGACGACAGTTTGAGAAACGTTCTTGCGGCCGTGGCCGGGGCGATGCCCGCACCGAGGCATCGCGCCAGCCCCGTGGTCACCGGCGCGGGTTCCGCCGCATCCTCCTCAAGCCCGCTCCTCTGGTCGATCTTCGGCTGCGGCGGTGACAAGGACAGGACCAAGCGTCCACGTATGGGAAAGGTCGCGACGAGCATCGCGGATCGTGTGGTCGTCACCAGCGACAATCCAAGGTCTGAGAAGCCCTCGGCCATCGTGGACGAGATCCTCACCGGCATCGATGCTCGAGATCGCGAACGAGTTGTGGTGCAGATCGATCGTGAGCGGGCTATACGCCACGCCATCGAGCACGCCACGCCCGGCGATGTCATCGTGATCGCCGGGAAGGGCCACGAGACCGAGCAGATCGTCAGCGACGGGCACGGCGGCCTGCTGAGCGTGCGTTTCGATGACCGCGAGGTCGCGCGGGCGATTCTCGACGAGCGTCACCCGGGAAAACCCAAGGCACGACGCCCACGCGCGGCCGGCATGAGAACGCGAGGAGCCGTGTGA
- a CDS encoding UDP-N-acetylmuramoyl-tripeptide--D-alanyl-D-alanine ligase, whose product MTSWTGEFLSRSTAGQWLSRVDPSREFSGVSTDTRAILPGQLFVAIRGDQFDGHEFLQDAARAGAGAAMVHRVPRDIPSGLAVLRVADTRKALGDLAFAHRSRLDATVIAVAGSNGKTTTTRLIDAVLSASIKGTASAKSFNNDIGVPLTILRATPEDRYLLCEVGTNAPGELLPLARMIRPDVGVLTSIGREHLEGFSTLEGVIEEELSILDAIAPGGCVIVNADNEDLDRAVTARAPSCVRRRVGSNGDTELAFSLRSASFNGSTFSLGGRECTTKLLGIHNALNAALALAVSREMGLDWSTSLKGLAAASGPPMRLEAVEEGGVRVLNDAYNANPDSALAALRVFSSVKPAGSRGVVVFADMLELGPDAPAMHREIGRAIASTPGVDRAFFIGELSRHAADEAIVSMAPASVTRHDHADDQTMTLVAEMLEPGDFVLLKGSRRNALERIVRRLSPAAAFAR is encoded by the coding sequence GTGACGAGTTGGACAGGCGAGTTTCTGTCGCGATCGACGGCGGGCCAGTGGCTCTCGCGCGTGGATCCCTCACGCGAGTTTTCCGGAGTCTCGACCGACACGAGGGCGATCCTGCCCGGACAACTCTTTGTCGCGATCCGAGGCGATCAGTTCGATGGTCACGAGTTCCTTCAGGACGCCGCCCGCGCGGGGGCCGGGGCCGCGATGGTGCATCGCGTGCCCCGCGACATCCCCTCCGGCCTCGCCGTGCTTCGCGTCGCCGACACACGCAAGGCGCTCGGCGACCTGGCCTTTGCACACCGCAGTCGGCTGGACGCGACCGTGATCGCCGTCGCCGGCTCCAATGGCAAGACCACCACGACGCGCCTCATCGACGCGGTGCTCTCGGCCTCGATCAAGGGCACGGCGTCGGCGAAGAGTTTCAACAACGACATCGGAGTCCCGCTCACGATCCTGCGTGCCACGCCCGAGGACAGGTACCTCCTGTGCGAAGTGGGGACCAACGCGCCCGGTGAGTTGCTCCCGCTCGCGAGGATGATCCGGCCCGACGTGGGCGTGCTGACCTCGATCGGGCGCGAGCATCTCGAGGGGTTCTCGACGCTCGAGGGCGTGATCGAGGAAGAGTTATCGATCCTCGACGCGATCGCGCCCGGCGGATGCGTGATCGTGAACGCGGACAATGAGGACTTGGATCGTGCGGTCACGGCTCGCGCCCCCTCGTGTGTGCGGCGTCGTGTCGGTAGCAACGGCGACACGGAACTCGCGTTCTCGCTTCGGAGCGCGTCCTTCAATGGCTCGACCTTCTCGCTCGGCGGACGCGAGTGCACCACGAAACTGCTCGGTATCCACAACGCCCTCAACGCGGCGCTCGCTCTGGCGGTGTCGCGCGAGATGGGTCTCGATTGGTCCACCAGCCTCAAGGGCCTCGCGGCGGCATCGGGACCTCCCATGCGCCTCGAGGCGGTGGAGGAAGGCGGTGTTCGAGTCCTGAACGACGCGTACAACGCGAATCCGGACTCCGCCCTCGCGGCCCTTCGCGTCTTTTCGAGCGTGAAACCCGCGGGATCTCGCGGCGTGGTCGTCTTCGCCGACATGCTGGAACTCGGCCCCGACGCGCCGGCGATGCACCGGGAGATCGGACGCGCGATCGCCTCGACGCCGGGCGTCGACCGGGCGTTCTTCATCGGTGAACTCTCGCGTCACGCCGCCGACGAGGCGATCGTCTCCATGGCGCCGGCGTCGGTCACGAGGCACGACCATGCTGATGATCAGACAATGACATTGGTCGCCGAGATGCTCGAGCCCGGCGACTTCGTGCTGCTGAAGGGTTCACGCCGAAACGCGCTCGAGCGGATCGTCCGCCGACTCTCGCCCGCGGCCGCCTTCGCCCGATAG
- the mraY gene encoding phospho-N-acetylmuramoyl-pentapeptide-transferase, whose protein sequence is MIYLLHEALYKLETDLGVYRYLQVLEQRDFRALAASLLSFAIVLLLGKRVIRQLVRMKIGDSGLSDADALKIHANSKANTPTMGGILIVGAILVSVLLLADIRSSYIYLGLTVMLWLAAVGGVDDYLKLTAKSRGSASRQGLYAWEKLVFQLGIGLIVGYFLYRQGSGAEDLRHVLTLPFQKTYVKGNPSPGLIYLSAPVFIVLATMMVAGMSNAVNITDGMDGLATGTSAITTVGVLVVCVIGVNQSRAQELLVPFVQNAEELPVLAGAVIGACLGFLWWNCSPAQVFMGDVGALSLGGLIGYFAVAIRQEFVVLLMSGVFLAEIGSVALQVGYFKATGGKRIFRVAPYHHHLHLGGWTEQQVVARAWIVSILLVAAALTTIKMR, encoded by the coding sequence ATGATCTACCTTCTCCACGAGGCTCTGTACAAACTCGAGACCGACCTTGGGGTCTATCGATACCTCCAGGTGCTGGAGCAGCGAGACTTCCGCGCCCTGGCCGCCAGCCTCCTGAGTTTCGCGATCGTGCTCCTTCTGGGCAAACGCGTCATCCGCCAACTCGTTCGAATGAAGATCGGGGACTCCGGGCTGAGCGACGCCGACGCCCTGAAGATCCACGCCAACAGCAAGGCCAACACCCCCACGATGGGCGGCATCCTCATTGTCGGCGCGATCCTCGTCAGCGTGCTCCTCCTCGCCGACATCCGTTCGTCGTACATCTACCTTGGCCTGACCGTGATGCTGTGGCTGGCGGCGGTCGGCGGCGTGGACGACTACTTGAAACTCACCGCGAAGTCACGCGGGAGCGCCAGCCGCCAGGGGCTCTACGCCTGGGAGAAACTCGTCTTCCAACTCGGCATCGGCCTGATCGTCGGCTATTTCCTCTATCGCCAGGGAAGCGGAGCCGAGGACCTTCGCCACGTCCTCACTCTTCCGTTCCAGAAGACGTATGTCAAAGGAAACCCGTCACCAGGCCTCATCTATCTCTCGGCGCCCGTCTTCATCGTGCTCGCCACGATGATGGTCGCGGGGATGAGCAACGCCGTGAACATCACCGACGGGATGGACGGCCTGGCGACCGGGACGAGCGCCATCACGACGGTGGGGGTGCTGGTCGTCTGTGTCATCGGGGTGAACCAGTCGCGGGCGCAAGAGTTGCTCGTGCCGTTCGTGCAGAATGCCGAGGAGTTGCCCGTGCTCGCGGGGGCGGTGATCGGCGCGTGCCTTGGATTCCTGTGGTGGAACTGCTCGCCGGCCCAGGTCTTCATGGGCGATGTCGGCGCGCTGAGTCTCGGCGGATTGATCGGGTACTTCGCCGTCGCGATCCGCCAGGAGTTCGTCGTGCTCCTGATGAGCGGCGTCTTCCTCGCCGAGATCGGGTCGGTCGCGCTCCAGGTGGGCTATTTCAAGGCCACCGGCGGCAAGCGCATCTTTCGTGTCGCGCCGTATCACCACCACCTGCACCTGGGTGGATGGACCGAGCAGCAGGTCGTCGCGCGGGCGTGGATCGTCTCGATCCTGCTCGTGGCGGCGGCGCTCACGACCATCAAGATGAGGTGA
- a CDS encoding terpene cyclase/mutase family protein encodes MTPTFATALLGVLVAGYAGQPVPDAPSTGAPAPRHDSAVNAPSENEITPELETAWRTGLAALAREQRDDGSFGDGAFGSNVAITALSCLAFMGDGHVPGRGIYGENVAKGLEFILSNSQENGLVATPSANVPMYGHGFATVFLGEIYGMTRGGPDAALSQRVHTALVKAVRLLETTQNPDGGWRYNPVPFEADVSVTICAVMGLRAARNAGLEVSKDVIDKAVDYVRSCQNDDGGFRYMKQVGASAWPRSAAGVATLYYAGIYEDRAIESGLDYLEINSANASMSMGQMHYFYGQYYGVQAMFLAGGKHWSTWWPKVREELLRKQGTDGLWDDPSVGKPYGTAMALIILQMPKRYLPIFQK; translated from the coding sequence ATGACGCCGACCTTCGCCACAGCCCTGCTCGGCGTGCTCGTCGCCGGGTACGCGGGACAGCCCGTCCCCGACGCGCCCTCGACGGGCGCCCCGGCGCCGCGTCACGATTCCGCGGTCAATGCGCCGAGCGAGAACGAGATCACGCCCGAACTCGAGACCGCGTGGCGCACGGGGCTCGCCGCGTTGGCGCGCGAGCAGCGCGACGACGGATCCTTCGGCGACGGCGCCTTTGGGAGCAATGTCGCGATCACCGCCCTCTCCTGCCTCGCGTTCATGGGTGACGGGCACGTCCCCGGGCGCGGGATCTATGGCGAGAACGTCGCCAAGGGACTCGAGTTCATCCTCTCCAACTCGCAGGAGAACGGGCTGGTCGCGACGCCCTCGGCCAATGTTCCGATGTATGGTCACGGTTTCGCGACGGTCTTTCTGGGCGAGATCTACGGCATGACGCGTGGTGGGCCAGACGCCGCCCTCTCCCAGCGCGTGCACACGGCGCTCGTCAAGGCGGTGCGGCTCCTGGAGACGACGCAGAACCCCGATGGCGGCTGGCGGTACAACCCCGTTCCGTTCGAGGCCGACGTGAGCGTGACGATTTGCGCGGTGATGGGCCTGCGTGCCGCCCGCAACGCGGGGCTGGAAGTCTCGAAAGACGTGATCGACAAGGCCGTGGATTACGTGCGCTCGTGCCAGAACGACGACGGCGGGTTTCGATATATGAAACAGGTCGGCGCGTCGGCCTGGCCCCGGTCGGCGGCGGGCGTGGCCACGCTGTACTACGCGGGGATCTACGAGGACCGCGCCATCGAGTCTGGCCTGGACTACCTCGAGATCAACTCCGCCAACGCCTCGATGTCCATGGGCCAGATGCACTATTTTTATGGGCAGTACTACGGCGTGCAGGCGATGTTCCTCGCCGGGGGGAAGCACTGGAGCACCTGGTGGCCCAAGGTCCGAGAAGAACTCCTGAGAAAACAGGGAACAGATGGGCTTTGGGACGATCCTTCCGTCGGAAAACCCTACGGAACCGCCATGGCCCTCATTATCCTGCAAATGCCCAAGCGATATCTGCCGATTTTCCAGAAGTGA